In Paenibacillus ihbetae, the following are encoded in one genomic region:
- a CDS encoding VOC family protein: MSPNLWFNDEAEEAAQYYISIFNNSNITRVTRYGSEQNEHHTVDEGTVMTVEFQLEGQPFVALNGGPQFHFTEAISFIVHCETQEEIDYYWDRLTAGGDEKAQVCGWLKDKFGVSWQVVPANLSTMITDPDRSKAERVMEALLQTKTKIDLRALEEAYEG; encoded by the coding sequence ATATCGCCCAACCTGTGGTTTAACGACGAAGCAGAAGAAGCGGCACAATATTATATTTCAATCTTTAACAACTCCAACATCACCAGAGTCACGCGTTACGGGTCGGAGCAGAATGAACATCATACGGTGGACGAAGGCACCGTCATGACGGTGGAGTTTCAGCTGGAAGGCCAGCCCTTCGTCGCGTTGAACGGCGGACCGCAGTTCCATTTTACAGAGGCGATTTCATTTATCGTACATTGCGAAACCCAAGAAGAAATCGACTATTATTGGGACAGGCTTACTGCAGGCGGGGATGAAAAGGCTCAGGTATGCGGCTGGTTAAAAGACAAATTCGGCGTGTCCTGGCAGGTTGTCCCTGCAAATCTGAGCACGATGATCACCGATCCGGACCGCTCGAAAGCGGAACGGGTGATGGAAGCACTGCTGCAAACCAAGACAAAAATCGACCTGCGAGCTTTAGAAGAAGCTTATGAAGGGTGA
- a CDS encoding GNAT family N-acetyltransferase: MEVYQIKVFDPGELDELVTESSREGFRHIRRLVKEYASGVNRFDREHEALFACRSGGRIIGICGLNQGSDSGGDTGRVRRMYVLPEFRRQGVGRMLMQAVIQTAGHHYSRLVLRTDQPQAGDFYISLGFSASPQHLNITHSLKLGGQRQDENSG; this comes from the coding sequence ATGGAGGTCTATCAAATAAAGGTATTCGACCCGGGTGAGCTGGATGAGCTTGTAACCGAGAGCAGCAGGGAGGGGTTCAGGCATATCCGCCGACTCGTCAAGGAATACGCGTCTGGTGTTAACCGGTTTGACCGCGAGCATGAAGCGTTGTTCGCATGCAGATCCGGAGGCAGAATCATCGGTATTTGCGGGCTGAATCAAGGGTCTGATTCCGGCGGGGACACCGGCAGGGTGCGGAGAATGTATGTGCTGCCGGAATTTCGGAGACAGGGGGTCGGGAGAATGCTGATGCAAGCAGTCATACAAACGGCCGGTCATCATTACAGCAGGCTGGTCCTAAGAACGGATCAGCCGCAGGCTGGGGATTTCTACATCAGCTTGGGTTTCTCAGCATCTCCGCAGCACTTGAACATTACCCATTCCCTTAAGCTTGGAGGACAAAGACAAGATGAAAACAGCGGCTGA
- a CDS encoding cation:proton antiporter translates to MDDMMFEVGTALILVAIASVIAGKLKFSIIPFLIVLGMLVGPHAPTIGILDFKFIDSQGVIDFLGQIGILFLLFYLGLEFSVQKLVKSGRNIVTGGTIYVTLNFVLGLAYGFLVQMPLYETLIIAGMLSVSSTAIVAKVLVDLRRTGNAETELILGMILFDDIFLAVFLSVMSGLLLGGTASIGATILSVGISIGYMLLFFVIARKGPPILNKLLRITSNEIFIIVVFSTMIFIAGFSEKLHVAEAIGALLFGLALSETEHSERIEQLVVPFRDFFGAIFFFSFGLSIDPLSLGNAFWLAIGAVILTIIGNLIAGMIAGRKAGLSHKSSLNIGLTIMARGEFTIIVANLGVAGGLSVLIKPFSALYVLVLAILGPLLTKESKRIYRGVNRIFKWSEPVEKGKKKHSGVREVSEVSEDSKIKLDQ, encoded by the coding sequence ATGGACGACATGATGTTTGAGGTTGGAACCGCTTTAATTTTGGTTGCCATCGCCTCCGTTATTGCCGGAAAGCTTAAATTTTCCATCATCCCCTTCTTGATTGTTCTCGGTATGCTGGTGGGACCGCATGCGCCGACCATCGGGATCCTCGACTTCAAGTTTATTGACAGTCAAGGCGTTATCGATTTTTTGGGACAAATCGGTATTCTATTTCTATTGTTCTATCTAGGACTTGAGTTCTCGGTTCAGAAATTAGTGAAATCCGGGCGGAATATTGTGACTGGAGGAACAATCTATGTCACGCTGAATTTCGTGCTGGGGCTGGCTTACGGGTTTTTGGTCCAAATGCCGCTTTATGAAACGCTGATCATCGCAGGGATGCTCTCCGTTTCTTCCACGGCGATCGTCGCCAAAGTGCTGGTTGATTTGCGCAGGACCGGTAACGCGGAGACGGAGCTCATCCTCGGCATGATCTTGTTTGATGATATTTTCCTCGCTGTGTTCTTGTCGGTCATGTCCGGCTTATTGCTCGGGGGAACGGCTTCGATCGGAGCCACCATCTTGTCCGTTGGCATCTCCATCGGATATATGCTGCTGTTCTTCGTGATCGCAAGGAAAGGTCCGCCTATCCTAAACAAGTTGCTGCGAATTACATCGAATGAAATTTTTATTATTGTTGTCTTCTCGACCATGATTTTTATCGCAGGCTTCTCGGAGAAGCTTCACGTTGCAGAGGCAATCGGCGCGCTGCTCTTCGGGCTTGCGTTATCGGAAACGGAGCACAGCGAACGGATTGAACAGCTGGTCGTTCCGTTCCGCGATTTTTTTGGAGCGATATTTTTCTTCAGCTTCGGGCTCAGCATCGATCCGTTGTCATTAGGCAATGCCTTCTGGCTTGCCATTGGCGCCGTGATTTTAACCATTATCGGCAATCTGATTGCCGGAATGATCGCCGGCCGGAAAGCGGGACTGTCGCATAAATCTTCGCTTAACATTGGACTCACCATCATGGCGCGCGGCGAATTTACGATCATCGTGGCCAATTTGGGCGTGGCCGGCGGATTATCTGTCTTGATCAAGCCGTTTTCCGCACTCTATGTTCTCGTTCTGGCCATATTGGGTCCGCTCTTGACCAAAGAATCGAAGCGGATCTACCGCGGCGTGAACCGGATATTCAAATGGAGCGAGCCGGTGGAGAAAGGGAAGAAGAAGCATTCCGGCGTCCGCGAGGTCAGCGAGGTCAGTGAAGACTCGAAAATCAAACTGGATCAATAA
- a CDS encoding cation:proton antiporter regulatory subunit: protein MSFIRESELPGIGKKFLIQTRSGDKLAVIIHNDGRREMYHFEDDNPEETLSQISLDDDEARQIAAIVGGMVYKPKELETIEVSLQDLIIEWIRVEPHYHGADKSIEELEIRKRTGASILAIVNRHHQKINPGPEQILSVGSTLVLAGERQQIRQFKELLIGKQTGEPDQS, encoded by the coding sequence ATGAGTTTCATTCGTGAGTCCGAACTGCCGGGCATCGGGAAAAAGTTTCTGATTCAGACCCGATCAGGGGATAAACTGGCTGTCATTATCCATAACGACGGCCGAAGAGAGATGTATCATTTCGAGGACGATAATCCTGAAGAAACGCTCTCCCAGATATCTTTGGACGACGACGAGGCAAGACAAATCGCTGCGATCGTCGGGGGAATGGTTTACAAGCCGAAAGAGCTTGAGACCATTGAAGTGTCTCTGCAAGACCTGATCATCGAGTGGATCCGCGTAGAACCGCATTATCATGGCGCGGACAAATCGATTGAAGAGCTCGAAATTCGTAAAAGGACGGGGGCCAGCATCCTTGCCATCGTCAATCGCCACCATCAAAAAATAAATCCAGGGCCGGAGCAAATCCTTTCTGTTGGCTCCACGCTTGTATTGGCTGGAGAAAGACAACAAATCCGGCAGTTCAAAGAGCTTCTGATTGGCAAACAAACCGGCGAGCCCGATCAATCGTAA